In the Salvelinus namaycush isolate Seneca chromosome 35, SaNama_1.0, whole genome shotgun sequence genome, one interval contains:
- the pms2 gene encoding mismatch repair endonuclease PMS2 isoform X1 gives MTSQLDPNCSSEPAGTIKAIDRHSVHQICSGQVVLTLATAVKELVENSIDAGATNVDIKLKDSGTELVEVSDNGKGVEEVNFEGLTLKHHTSKLKDFSDLIHVETFGFRGEALSSLCALSDLSVVTCHEAAQVGTKLVFDHNGHLTQRSPHPRQQGTTVSLSQLFYTLPVRHKEFQRNIKKEYTKMIHVLQSYCIVSTGVRITCTNQTGQGKRTPVLCTSGKQSMRDNIGAIFGPKQLQSLLLFQQLSPTDNIKEDYGLSNADLPKDLFTISGFVSRGDHGVGRSATDRQFFYINNRPCDPSKVSKVVNEVYHMFNRHQYPFVALNITVASECVDVNVTPDKRQIFLQEEKLLLAIMKSSLIAMYETGVNKISLNHMSYSTTSKHTLQDSYRPAEPPSDMEGCQVPSSEMAPEAGDDSESVIPSPQPFLNLAGLKAAFSMHNSPGSGSKSSTTKAANTGPTQKKLQSFFGGSDKSQNTHGPSLQSPLKSSRGAVKCSPVGRSVLEGFRYGRTPDSDVDSGRESVLSEHSSPTATPESLYATTGSEFNSPDITVDDEPIIKSEALDEPFNEERTVAKHFDRPIEQRISETSVEMSFSPNAKKAKLEDGQFSSEYKTTHSASSEGSSGSNVDAPVCVQKRAVPLQFSVQELFGRVRRLQEQRREKAEDGLRYRRFRAKISPGENQSAEDELKKEICKDSFKDMEIIGQFNLGFIITKLNSDIFMIDQHATDEKYNFEMLQQHTALQGQRLIVPQNLHLTAVSENVLMENLEIFRKNGFDFLIDEEAQVMERVKLVSLPTSKNWTFGPGDIEELIFMLSDSPGVMCRPSRVRQMFASRACRKSVMIGTALSTSEMKKLVVHMGEIEQPWNCPHGRPTMRHLANLNIISED, from the exons ATGACGTCGCAACTGGACCCTAATTGCAG CTCTGAACCAGCTGGAACCATCAAGGCCATTGACAGGCACTCTGTGCATCAGATCTGCTCTGGACAAGTTGTGTTGACCCTGGCTACAGCTGTCAAGGAACTGGTTGAAAACAGTATTGATGCAGGGGCCACCAATGTTG ACATTAAATTGAAGGACAGCGGAACAGAGCTTGTGGAAGTGTCTGACAACGGCAAAGGAGTGGAAGAGGTTAATTTTGAAGGACTAA CCTTGAAGCACCACACATCGAAGCTGAAGGATTTCTCTGACCTTATCCACGTGGAAACATTTGGCTTCCGAGGGGAAGCCCTCAGCTCTCTTTGTGCCCTCAG tGACCTCAGTGTTGTGACCTGTCATGAGGCTGCCCAGGTGGGCACCAAGCTGGTGTTTGACCACAACGGTCACCTGACCCAACGGTCACCCCACCCCAGGCAGCAGGGCACCACGGTCAGCCTGTCGCAGCTCTTCTACACCCTGCCCGTCCGACACAAGGAATTCCAACGCAACATCAAAAAG GAATACACCAAGATGATTCACGTGCTCCAGTCCTACTGCATCGTCTCTACAGGGGTTCGTATCACCTGCACCAACCAGACGGGACAGGGCAAACGCACCCCGGTCCTCTGCACCAGCGGCAAACAGAGCATGAGGGACAACATTGGAGCCATATTTGGCCCCAAACAGTTGCAGAGTTTGCTTCTATTCCAGCAGCTCTCCCCAACAGACAACATCAAGGAGGATTATGGACTGAGTAATGCAGACCTACCCAAAGACCTCTTCACAATCTCCGGTTTTGTGTCGCGAGGGGATCATGGTGTCGGGAGAAgtgccacagacagacagttctttTACATCAACAACCGACCGTGTGATCCTTCTAAGGTCTCCAAGGTTGTGAATGAAGTGTATCACATGTTTAACAGACATCAGTATCCATTTGTTGCATTGAACATCACTGTTGCCTCAGAGTGTGTGGATGTGAATGTCACTCCAGACAAGCGTCAGATCTTCCTCCAGGAGGAGAAGCTCCTGCTAGCCATCATGAAAAGCTCTCTCATCGCCATGTACGAGACTGGAGTCAACAAGATCAGCCTGAACCACATGTCCTACTCCACCACCAGTAAACACACTTTACAAGATTCCTACAGACCAGCAGAGCCTCCATCTGATATGGAAGGATGCCAGGTTCCATCATCTGAGATGGCTCCTGAAGCTGGAGATGATTCAGAATCTGTTATACCAAGCCCCCAGCCTTTTCTCAACTTGGCTGGATTGAAGGCTGCTTTCTCCATGCACAACAGCCCAGGCAGTGGGTCCAAGTCGAGCACTACTAAAGCTGCTAACACTGGTCCAACCCAGAAGAAACTGCAGTCTTTCTTCGGAGGCTCTGACAAGAGTCAGAACACACACGGGCCAAGTTTACAATCTCCTTTGAAATCCAGTcgaggtgcagtgaaatgttccCCTGTGGGGAGGTCTGTGCTGGAGGGGTTCAGGTATGGAAGGACGCCGGACAGCGACGTAGACTCTGGCAGAGAGAGCGTCCTGTCAGAGCACAGCTCCCCCACAGCCACCCCAGAGAGTCTCTATGCTACTACAGGGTCAGAGTTCaactcaccagacatcacagtAGATGACGAACCCATTATAAAAAGCGAGGCACTCGATGAACCTTTCAATGAGGAACGCACAGTTGCTAAGCACTTCGACCGGCCGATTGAACAACGTATTTCAGAGACGTCTGTGGAGATGAGCTTCAGTCCCAACGCCAAGAAGGCCAAACTAGAGGATGGTCAGTTCTCCTCGGAGTACAAGACCACACATTCAGCCAGTTCTGAAGGATCCTCTGGGTCTAATGTGGACGCACCAGTCTGTGTACAGAAGAGGGCAGTGCCACTGCAGTTCTCTGTACAGGAGCTGTTTGGGAGGGTGAGAAGGCTACAGGAACAGCGTAGAGAGAAGGCTGAAGACGGGCTGCGCTACAGACGCTTCAGAGCCAAAATCAGCCCTGGAGAGAATCAGAGTGCTGAGGATGAGCTGAAGAAAGAGATATG CAAAGACAGTTTTAAGGACATGGAGATAATCGGACAGTTTAACCTGGGCTTCATCATAACTAAGCTCAACTCTGACATCTTCATGATAGACCAGCACGCCACCGACGAGAAGTACAACTTCGAGATGCTTCAACAACACACTGCACTGCAAGGACAGAGACTCATTGT TCCACAGAATCTCCACCTCACAGCAGTCAGCGAGAACGTTCTCATGGAGAACCTTGAGATCTTCAGAAAGAATGGCTTTGATTTCCTCATAGATGAAGAGG CCCAGGTGATGGAGCGGGTGAAGCTGGTGTCCCTGCCAACCAGTAAGAACTGGACATTTGGTCCGGGGGACATCGAGGAGCTCATCTTCATGTTGAGTGACAGCCCAGGGGTCATGTGTCGGCCGTCTCGTGTCAGGCAGATGTTCGCCTCCAGGGCCTGCAGGAAGTCG GTGATGATCGGTACTGCTCTGAGCACCAGTGAGATGAAGAAGCTTGTGGTTCATATGGGGGAGATAGAGCAGCCTTGGAACTGTCCACATGGCAGACCCACTATGAGGCACCTTGCAAACTTGAACATCATCTCAGAAGACTGA
- the pms2 gene encoding mismatch repair endonuclease PMS2 isoform X2: MTDASSEPAGTIKAIDRHSVHQICSGQVVLTLATAVKELVENSIDAGATNVDIKLKDSGTELVEVSDNGKGVEEVNFEGLTLKHHTSKLKDFSDLIHVETFGFRGEALSSLCALSDLSVVTCHEAAQVGTKLVFDHNGHLTQRSPHPRQQGTTVSLSQLFYTLPVRHKEFQRNIKKEYTKMIHVLQSYCIVSTGVRITCTNQTGQGKRTPVLCTSGKQSMRDNIGAIFGPKQLQSLLLFQQLSPTDNIKEDYGLSNADLPKDLFTISGFVSRGDHGVGRSATDRQFFYINNRPCDPSKVSKVVNEVYHMFNRHQYPFVALNITVASECVDVNVTPDKRQIFLQEEKLLLAIMKSSLIAMYETGVNKISLNHMSYSTTSKHTLQDSYRPAEPPSDMEGCQVPSSEMAPEAGDDSESVIPSPQPFLNLAGLKAAFSMHNSPGSGSKSSTTKAANTGPTQKKLQSFFGGSDKSQNTHGPSLQSPLKSSRGAVKCSPVGRSVLEGFRYGRTPDSDVDSGRESVLSEHSSPTATPESLYATTGSEFNSPDITVDDEPIIKSEALDEPFNEERTVAKHFDRPIEQRISETSVEMSFSPNAKKAKLEDGQFSSEYKTTHSASSEGSSGSNVDAPVCVQKRAVPLQFSVQELFGRVRRLQEQRREKAEDGLRYRRFRAKISPGENQSAEDELKKEICKDSFKDMEIIGQFNLGFIITKLNSDIFMIDQHATDEKYNFEMLQQHTALQGQRLIVPQNLHLTAVSENVLMENLEIFRKNGFDFLIDEEAQVMERVKLVSLPTSKNWTFGPGDIEELIFMLSDSPGVMCRPSRVRQMFASRACRKSVMIGTALSTSEMKKLVVHMGEIEQPWNCPHGRPTMRHLANLNIISED, encoded by the exons ATGACGGATGCAAG CTCTGAACCAGCTGGAACCATCAAGGCCATTGACAGGCACTCTGTGCATCAGATCTGCTCTGGACAAGTTGTGTTGACCCTGGCTACAGCTGTCAAGGAACTGGTTGAAAACAGTATTGATGCAGGGGCCACCAATGTTG ACATTAAATTGAAGGACAGCGGAACAGAGCTTGTGGAAGTGTCTGACAACGGCAAAGGAGTGGAAGAGGTTAATTTTGAAGGACTAA CCTTGAAGCACCACACATCGAAGCTGAAGGATTTCTCTGACCTTATCCACGTGGAAACATTTGGCTTCCGAGGGGAAGCCCTCAGCTCTCTTTGTGCCCTCAG tGACCTCAGTGTTGTGACCTGTCATGAGGCTGCCCAGGTGGGCACCAAGCTGGTGTTTGACCACAACGGTCACCTGACCCAACGGTCACCCCACCCCAGGCAGCAGGGCACCACGGTCAGCCTGTCGCAGCTCTTCTACACCCTGCCCGTCCGACACAAGGAATTCCAACGCAACATCAAAAAG GAATACACCAAGATGATTCACGTGCTCCAGTCCTACTGCATCGTCTCTACAGGGGTTCGTATCACCTGCACCAACCAGACGGGACAGGGCAAACGCACCCCGGTCCTCTGCACCAGCGGCAAACAGAGCATGAGGGACAACATTGGAGCCATATTTGGCCCCAAACAGTTGCAGAGTTTGCTTCTATTCCAGCAGCTCTCCCCAACAGACAACATCAAGGAGGATTATGGACTGAGTAATGCAGACCTACCCAAAGACCTCTTCACAATCTCCGGTTTTGTGTCGCGAGGGGATCATGGTGTCGGGAGAAgtgccacagacagacagttctttTACATCAACAACCGACCGTGTGATCCTTCTAAGGTCTCCAAGGTTGTGAATGAAGTGTATCACATGTTTAACAGACATCAGTATCCATTTGTTGCATTGAACATCACTGTTGCCTCAGAGTGTGTGGATGTGAATGTCACTCCAGACAAGCGTCAGATCTTCCTCCAGGAGGAGAAGCTCCTGCTAGCCATCATGAAAAGCTCTCTCATCGCCATGTACGAGACTGGAGTCAACAAGATCAGCCTGAACCACATGTCCTACTCCACCACCAGTAAACACACTTTACAAGATTCCTACAGACCAGCAGAGCCTCCATCTGATATGGAAGGATGCCAGGTTCCATCATCTGAGATGGCTCCTGAAGCTGGAGATGATTCAGAATCTGTTATACCAAGCCCCCAGCCTTTTCTCAACTTGGCTGGATTGAAGGCTGCTTTCTCCATGCACAACAGCCCAGGCAGTGGGTCCAAGTCGAGCACTACTAAAGCTGCTAACACTGGTCCAACCCAGAAGAAACTGCAGTCTTTCTTCGGAGGCTCTGACAAGAGTCAGAACACACACGGGCCAAGTTTACAATCTCCTTTGAAATCCAGTcgaggtgcagtgaaatgttccCCTGTGGGGAGGTCTGTGCTGGAGGGGTTCAGGTATGGAAGGACGCCGGACAGCGACGTAGACTCTGGCAGAGAGAGCGTCCTGTCAGAGCACAGCTCCCCCACAGCCACCCCAGAGAGTCTCTATGCTACTACAGGGTCAGAGTTCaactcaccagacatcacagtAGATGACGAACCCATTATAAAAAGCGAGGCACTCGATGAACCTTTCAATGAGGAACGCACAGTTGCTAAGCACTTCGACCGGCCGATTGAACAACGTATTTCAGAGACGTCTGTGGAGATGAGCTTCAGTCCCAACGCCAAGAAGGCCAAACTAGAGGATGGTCAGTTCTCCTCGGAGTACAAGACCACACATTCAGCCAGTTCTGAAGGATCCTCTGGGTCTAATGTGGACGCACCAGTCTGTGTACAGAAGAGGGCAGTGCCACTGCAGTTCTCTGTACAGGAGCTGTTTGGGAGGGTGAGAAGGCTACAGGAACAGCGTAGAGAGAAGGCTGAAGACGGGCTGCGCTACAGACGCTTCAGAGCCAAAATCAGCCCTGGAGAGAATCAGAGTGCTGAGGATGAGCTGAAGAAAGAGATATG CAAAGACAGTTTTAAGGACATGGAGATAATCGGACAGTTTAACCTGGGCTTCATCATAACTAAGCTCAACTCTGACATCTTCATGATAGACCAGCACGCCACCGACGAGAAGTACAACTTCGAGATGCTTCAACAACACACTGCACTGCAAGGACAGAGACTCATTGT TCCACAGAATCTCCACCTCACAGCAGTCAGCGAGAACGTTCTCATGGAGAACCTTGAGATCTTCAGAAAGAATGGCTTTGATTTCCTCATAGATGAAGAGG CCCAGGTGATGGAGCGGGTGAAGCTGGTGTCCCTGCCAACCAGTAAGAACTGGACATTTGGTCCGGGGGACATCGAGGAGCTCATCTTCATGTTGAGTGACAGCCCAGGGGTCATGTGTCGGCCGTCTCGTGTCAGGCAGATGTTCGCCTCCAGGGCCTGCAGGAAGTCG GTGATGATCGGTACTGCTCTGAGCACCAGTGAGATGAAGAAGCTTGTGGTTCATATGGGGGAGATAGAGCAGCCTTGGAACTGTCCACATGGCAGACCCACTATGAGGCACCTTGCAAACTTGAACATCATCTCAGAAGACTGA